The Sporichthyaceae bacterium genomic sequence GCCGGAATGGGCCACGATGTAGTCGATCTCCGGCTGGGCCAACCGGAAATTCACCGGCACCAGGACGCGGCCATGGCCGGAGACACCGAAGAACGAGGTCAGCAACCGCGAGCTGTTCTGCGAGATGATCGCCACCCGCCCGCCGGACGGCACCCCGAGCTGGTCCAATCGCGCGGCCTGCGCGCGGGCCATCCGGGCCATCTCCCGGTAGGTGAACGAGCCCTGGTCGGGGGCCGGCTGGTCGGGTTCGTCCACCACCGCGATGCGGTTGGGGTAGACCGTCTCCGCGCGGTCCAGGAAGTCGGCGACGGTGAGCGGGTAGTACATGCGAGGTACCTCCTGGCAGTCCGGGGCAGCTTCTGTCTATAACTCACGCTCCTTCGGCGCAACGGCGGGCTCCGCGTAGGCTTGCCGGATGCCCGTGGAGTCGCTGTTTCCCCGCCTGGAGCCCTTGCTGGCCCGGGTGCAGAAGCCGGTGCAGTACATCGGCGGGGAGCTGAACTCCGTGGTCTCCGACTGGGAGTCCGCGCAGGTCCGCTGGTGTCTGATGTACCCGGACGCGTACGAGGTAGGCCTGCCCAACCAGGGCGTGCAGATCCTCTACGAGGTGCTCAACGAGCGCGACGGGGTGCTCGCCGAACGCACTTACGCGGTGTGGCCCGACCTGGAGCTGCTGATGCGCGCACACGGCGTGCCGCAGTTCACCGTGGACGCGCACCGGCCGGTGGCCGCCTTCGACGTTCTCGGCGTCAGCTTCTCCACCGAGTTGGGCTACACGAACATGCTCAACGCGCTGGACCTGGCCGGAATCCCCCTGCACGCACGCGATCGCGGCGCCGAACACCCGCTGGTGATCGCGGGCGGACACGCGGCATTCAACCCCGAACCGATCGCCGATTTCCTCGACGCCGCGGTGCTCGGCGACGGGGAGGAGATCGCGCTGGCCGTCACCGAGGTGGTCCGGGAATGGAAGGCCGAGGGCAGCCCGGGGGGCCGGGATGAGGTGCTGTTCCGCCTGGCCGCGAGCGGCGGGGTGTACGTGCCGCGCTTCTACGACGTGAGCTATCACGCCGACGGCGCGCTGGCCGCGGTCGTCCCGAACCGGCCCGGCGTACCCGCGCGGATCACCAAGCACACCGTGATGGACCTGGACTCCTGGCCGTACCCGCGCAAGCTGCTGGTGCCGCTGGCCGAGACCGTGCACGAGCGGTTCAGCGTGGAGATCTTCCGCGGCTGCACCCGGGGCTGCCGGTTCTGCCAGGCGGGCATGATCACCCGTCCGGTCCGCGAGCGCAGCATCACCTCGATCGGCGAGATGGTGCGCGAGGGTCTGGCCAACACCGGCTTCGAGGAGGTCGGTCTGCTGTCGCTGTCCTCGGCCGACCACTCCGAGATCGGTGACATCGCCAAAGGCCTGGCCGACCGCTACGAGAACGACAAGATCGGGCTGTCGCTGCCCTCCACCCGGGTCGACGCGTTCAACGTCACCCTGGCCGAGGAGCTGACCCGCAACGGCCGCCGCTCCGGCCTGACCTTCGCCCCCGAGGGCGGCTCCGAGCGGATGCGCAAGGTGATCAACAAAATGGTCACCGAGGAGGACCTGATCCGCACCGTGCGCACCGCCTACGAGCACGGCTGGCGGCAGGTGAAGCTCTACTTCATGTGCGGTCTGCCCACCGAGACCGACTCCGACGTGCTGCAGATCGCCGACCTGGCCCGCGAGGTGATCAAGGCCGGCCGCGAGGTCACCGGCAGCCGGGACATCCGCTGCACGGTGTCCATCGGCGGGTTCGTGCCCAAGCCGCAGACCCCGTTCCAGTGGGCCGCCCAACTCGACCACGAGACCACCGACGCGCGGCTGCGCAAGCTGCGCGAGGTGCTGCGCAACGACCGGCAGTACGGCAAGGCCATCGGCTTCCGCTACCACGACGGCAAACCCGGCATCGTCGAGGGACTGCTGTCCCGCGGCGACCGTCGGGTGGGCGCGGTGATCGAGGCCGTGTGGCGCGACGGCGGCCGCTTTGACGGCTGGAGCGAGCACTTCTCCTTCGACCAGTGGATGGAAGCCGCCCACTGGGCATTGGCCGGCACCGGGGTGGACGTCGACTGGTACACCACCCGCGAACGGGGAAAGGACGAGATCCTGCCCTGGGACCACCTCGACGCCGGCCTGGACCGCGACTGGCTCTGGCAGGACTGGCTGGACTCGATCAACCCGAAGGGTGCCGAGGTAGAGGACTGCCGCTGGGAGGGCTGCTACGACTGCGGCGTGTGCGGGGAGTTGGGCACCGCGATCCAGATCGGGCCCACGGGACGCGCGTTGCTCCCGCTCTCCGTCCTCTGATGGCCCGGACCCCGGAAGGACCGCCGCCACCGCCGACGGTCCAGCGGCTGCGGGTGCACTACGCCAAACGGGGGCGGTTGCGCTTCACCAGCCACCGGGACTTCCAACGCGCCCTCGAGCGGGCGCTGCGCCGGGCCCGGGTGCCGATCGCGTACTCCGCCGGCTTCAGCCCGCATCCGAAGGTGTCCTACGCCAACGCCGCGCCGACCGGGGTGGCCAGCCTGGCCGAGTACCTGGAGCTGGGTCTCGCCGAGCGGCGCGACCCCAAGGAGGTCGCGGCTGCGCTGGACGAGGCGCTGCCCGAGGGCTTCGACGTGCTCGAGGTGCTGGAGGCGGGCGGCGGGTCGCTGGCCGACCGACTGGTGGCCTCGGTCTGGGAGGTTCGGCTGGACGAGGTGGCCCTGGCCACCGCCGAGCAGGCCATTCGCGCGTTCCTGGCCGCCCCGGTGGTCGAGGTGGAGCGGCTGACCAAGAACGGTGTGCGCCGTTTCGACGCCCGGGAAGCCGTGGTTCTCGCTCAGGTTTTGGACGATCAAGGTCCGTTCGAGCGCGGCTCCGAACCGGGTTCGGTGCCCTGTGCGATACTTCAACTGGTCGTTCGCCACATGACACCGGCTGTTCGACCCGATGACGTCCTCTCCGGACTACGTCTGGTGGCTGACTTGATGCCGCCGCACCCCCCGCGGGTGACCCGGCTGGCGCAGGGGCCGCTGGATGCCAGTTCCGGCGAGGTGCACGACCCACTGGCTCCGGACCGATCCGGTGACGGATCGGTCGCTTGACTTAGGTTCCCGCGTGGCGCATTGACCTGCGCCCGGGAGCCGGAACGGCAGATACCCAAGATGCTCGATGACGAGCCCACCAGCACCACTGAAGAATCCACCGCGCCCAGCACCCGCCGCCGTCGTGCGGCCGGTCGCCCGGCCGGACCGCCCACTGATGCGGCCGGGAGCAAAAAAGCCCCCGCCGGCGAGGCACCCGCCGCCGAGCCGGTGCCCGCCGACGAGCCCGCGCCCGCGCCGGCCCGGCGCACCCGGAAGAAAGCAGCAGCCGCCACCACCAAGGTCGACGAGGCTCCCGCCGCGGCCGACGACGCCGGCGCCGCCCCGGCCCCGCGCGCCCGACGCACCCGCAAGCGGGTCGCCGAGCCCGAGGACGCCGCGGCCACCGAGGACGGCGCGGTGACCGCGGGCGCTCCGCCCACCGCGTTGGTCTTCCAGGCCCCGACGATGGAGGCCACGCCGTCGCGCCGCCGCCGAGCCGCCGGTCGGGCCGCCGGTGAACCGAACGTGGACCCCGCCGAGGGTGACGCGCCCGTTGCCGACGCCACCCCCGAGGAGTCCGCCGCAAAGTCCGCCGCGGCGCCCGCCGCTGCCCGTCGTCCACGGCGCCGCAGCGGTGCCGGCACCCCGCCGGCCGAGCCCGAGGCCGAGTCGGCTGTTGAGAAGGTCGAGGACGCCGAGGACGGCGACGAGGACACCGAGGACGGCGAGGACGGCGAGGAAGGTGCCTCCGCCGCCCGTCGGCGTCGGCGTCGTCGTGGCGGCCGTGGTCGCCGGGGCCGTTCCGGACGCCCC encodes the following:
- a CDS encoding TIGR03960 family B12-binding radical SAM protein, whose amino-acid sequence is MPVESLFPRLEPLLARVQKPVQYIGGELNSVVSDWESAQVRWCLMYPDAYEVGLPNQGVQILYEVLNERDGVLAERTYAVWPDLELLMRAHGVPQFTVDAHRPVAAFDVLGVSFSTELGYTNMLNALDLAGIPLHARDRGAEHPLVIAGGHAAFNPEPIADFLDAAVLGDGEEIALAVTEVVREWKAEGSPGGRDEVLFRLAASGGVYVPRFYDVSYHADGALAAVVPNRPGVPARITKHTVMDLDSWPYPRKLLVPLAETVHERFSVEIFRGCTRGCRFCQAGMITRPVRERSITSIGEMVREGLANTGFEEVGLLSLSSADHSEIGDIAKGLADRYENDKIGLSLPSTRVDAFNVTLAEELTRNGRRSGLTFAPEGGSERMRKVINKMVTEEDLIRTVRTAYEHGWRQVKLYFMCGLPTETDSDVLQIADLAREVIKAGREVTGSRDIRCTVSIGGFVPKPQTPFQWAAQLDHETTDARLRKLREVLRNDRQYGKAIGFRYHDGKPGIVEGLLSRGDRRVGAVIEAVWRDGGRFDGWSEHFSFDQWMEAAHWALAGTGVDVDWYTTRERGKDEILPWDHLDAGLDRDWLWQDWLDSINPKGAEVEDCRWEGCYDCGVCGELGTAIQIGPTGRALLPLSVL
- a CDS encoding TIGR03936 family radical SAM-associated protein codes for the protein MARTPEGPPPPPTVQRLRVHYAKRGRLRFTSHRDFQRALERALRRARVPIAYSAGFSPHPKVSYANAAPTGVASLAEYLELGLAERRDPKEVAAALDEALPEGFDVLEVLEAGGGSLADRLVASVWEVRLDEVALATAEQAIRAFLAAPVVEVERLTKNGVRRFDAREAVVLAQVLDDQGPFERGSEPGSVPCAILQLVVRHMTPAVRPDDVLSGLRLVADLMPPHPPRVTRLAQGPLDASSGEVHDPLAPDRSGDGSVA